One part of the Vicia villosa cultivar HV-30 ecotype Madison, WI linkage group LG6, Vvil1.0, whole genome shotgun sequence genome encodes these proteins:
- the LOC131611675 gene encoding F-box/FBD/LRR-repeat protein At4g26340-like yields MADIISNLPDAILCHILSFLQTKQSVATSILSKRWNHLWLSVPTLCFKETVRDRITTSEFNDFVYSVLVSRDFTLPIKTFYLDVTYEFPVPCPIISITKWVNFILQTRVEYLHLHINSWHHPPKLPLTILTCKTLVVLKLYGFSVKDVFSYSSVLLPSLKTLHLEYIRLPKLQDFIMFLSGCPILEDLRTFDVVIGSLNSRSLTCNDWKSFCLSKLTRADIQCGANKPYFPLKALHNTHSLLLRFLQVHYRNDSIPTFHNLTQLKLVSLNYNWRFLVKLLNHCPKLQSLDIDQADVDKKVRTKIDDREDWVDPDFVPQCLSLHLTTCNLFNFLGLQGELLLVSYILRNAEVLQTMKISNVGRKGIRRLISSCPRASTTCQVTIINVSIVQKNRLKKR; encoded by the exons ATGGCGGATATAATAAGCAATTTACCAGACGCGATTCTCTGTCACATTCTCTCTTTTCTTCAAACCAAACAATCCGTGGCTACAAGCATTCTCTCAAAGAGGTGGAACCATCTCTGGCTCTCAGTTCCCACTCTGTGCTTCAAGGAGACAGTTAGAGACCGAATCACAACTTCTGAGTTTAACGATTTTGTATACTCTGTTTTGGTTTCGCGAGATTTCACACTTCCGATCAAGACTTTCTATCTTGACGTTACATATGAATTTCCTGTTCCGTGTCCCATTATCAGTATAACCAAATGGGTAAACTTTATCCTACAAACAAGAGTTGAGTACCTTCATCTCCATATCAATTCCTGGCATCATCCTCCCAAATTGCCCCTAACCATTCTCACTTGCAAAACACTTGTGGTTCTCAAGCTTTACGGGTTTAGCGTGAAAGACGTTTTTTCCTATTCTTCTGTTCTACTTCCTTCTCTCAAAACCCTTCATTTGGAATATATTCGGCTCCCTAAACTTCAAGATTTTATCATGTTTCTTTCTGGATGTCCAATTCTTGAGGATTTACGTACATTTGATGTGGTCATTGGTTCCCTAAACTCCCGGAGTTTAACCTGTAATGACTGGAAGAGCTTTTGTTTAAGTAAATTGACCAGAGCTGATATTCAATGTGGTGcgaataaaccttattttccgtTGAAAGCACTTCACAACACACATTCTCTGCTCCTTAGATTCCTTCAG GTACATTACCGGAATGATTCGATTCCTACCTTTCATAATTTGACCCAACTGAAGCTTGTTTCTCTTAATTATAATTGGCGGTTCTTAGTTAAACTTCTCAACCATTGCCCAAAGCTTCAAAGCCTTGACATTGATCAG GCTGACGTAGACAAGAAAGTACGGACTAAAATAGATGATAGAGAAGATTGGGTAGACCCGGATTTTGTTCCACAATGTCTTTCATTACACCTTACAACATGCAATCTATTCAACTTCTTAGGCCTGCAAGGTGAGCTTCTGCTAGTAAGCTATATTTTGAGGAATGCAGAAGTTTTACAAACCATGAAAATAAGTAATGTTGGGCGGAAAGGAATAAGAAGACTAATATCCTCATGCCCGAGGGCCTCTACAACGTGTCAAGTTACAATTATCAACGTTTCAAT aGTTCAGAAAAACAGGTTGAAAAAAAGATGA